TGGCTATATTGTGCCAGTGTTAGTGTGGGTAACATGCCAGGGCATTACAATAGAGTGGCTAGCAATaagttatctcttccctttaacatatctgtaaatgtatttatgaggTTTTCAAAGGGGAACTTGTGAACCTTGCACCATTGATTACTCATTTAATAGCTAAGTGCCTTTTTATGGCATATACAGTTATATCTTACATTGACCGAGACTTCCAAGACAGTCCCTCACTTTGCCTCCCTGGTCTAATATCCAGATGTTCCACCATTTATTGTTCAATAAGCTTCTCTTTACTCAATGTATGTTTGTTGTTACTtagttttaatgaaatatgtaatgtaatgacagataagaaccagtcgccccatctagtctaccatCTTCTTTTTGCACATGACAGCCgccacatactgtatgtatccCATGTTAGCATTCTCTCTATGAGACTTTTGAGGCGCTTCTAAAACGATGTCCACTTGAGATCATGGTTCACTTTCTTTAAGGGAAAATAATATCACACAGTGGGATCTCACTGTTTACAGCGTAATCACAAATAAGTTACTAGCTTTGCAAACATAGAATATTTCAATGCAAcagttacatagaaacatagaatttaggGCAGATAAGAAACCctttgcccatctagtctgtacATTTGTTCTACTGCAGTTCACTACTACTTTTCATATcttcatttaaaggggaactgtgaACTCTGAGACAAAACCTGAACTAAATCTACCGCTAGAAACAGTCTACCAagtattattatgattaaattGCATCAGCCTTTACCAACAGAACTAgtcattatacatttttaaaacaaaatagataATTTTGAAATCCCCGGCAGCTTTCACTGTGGAAACCAGTTAATTTCTTGAAATCTGATTTTTGCAGCAGAGACCAAGCTGAACCCAACAATTAAAATCCACAACCTGGGCAGAGAATACACTGCATTGTTTGCTGAATGATTAACTATTATGCTCCAGGATACACCTGCCAGAGACACTTATGCTAATAGTTTCCATTAGACACCTACGACTTcctacacattttaattttctgaagaagaaaaaaaaaactctgactttcatccaaaacaaaagggcaggaaacaaactAATGGATCAGAAACTCTTTTTTGGAAGGCATGCATgtatcacaataatgtgtaaagaaacagatCACGCATAGCGGCCAGCAGTGCCAATCTAATGGACATAAACCCCCCGCTTTTAGGACTATATTGGAAATTTGGGACTATTGGctaccatatatatttaatatattttggacaGGTTCTGGCATGGCTACAGTACAAATAGCTCAAAAATCCTGTAGACTCTGTTAGCAAGTTTGTTGAAATTCGGATTTTATGATTCAAATTACAGTATCCAGCTTCCTTTTAGGTTAAATTAATTGCATTCTGTAGGGGAACAGTGATTTTAGTGCAGAAGCAGTAAATGTTTTTCATTACAGGTGATTACAGGTGACATCTCGTCATCCACATTCTTTTACATTAACAATGCATTCCAAAGAGACAAGCCTTTGCATGTCAACTTGTAGCGCCTCCTTTTGCATATAAATTGGTAACACATTTATATGCAATAACAATTAAGTCCCTCAATGTCTGACTAGCACTACCCTGTAAACTGGTATAAAAGGCctcatttcataaaaaaaaaaacaaaacaaaaaaaacgtctCTGAAGTCATGATATTTGCAATTTAGCCTATAGCCAAATATATCTTCTTAAAGTCTTAAAGACATTTAGAATTTCTGAAAGTCTGGGGCAGTGTCAGCtactttaaaggaacagtctaatATCTCATATAGCCAAGCCAGCATAATtagtttatttgttattattcttACTATTGTGGTGGCAAACCCATTTCCTTCTTCTAAACAAGTATCTATAAGGAAACCACAAGGTTCTGTTGAACAACACATGATAGCAACATCCACAATTAAGACAAATAATTGGCAATCGCTATTTTACTTTCCGTTgtaagcaaaatatattttcaaaattcatttaataaatttaaataaacttttcaGCACAAAAGCAAGTAATACATGTGCTGAAATTCGTTAATCTGGTATTTAGCTTTCCAGTCCGTCCTTGCAGATTCATCCAAGGAGCCATTTGGTTTAAGCTTTTGtaatgtacttttgctagcatgCAGCCGTTCTTAGACTACAACTGTCATTATCTCCAAGGATTAGTTGTAGTACATCAACTTCTGACCGCCAATTCCTCTTTAATGGAGCTcctttcatacatatatatcctgGCTTGAACTTGATGTATTGGTGCATGGTATATACTCAGCAATAAGGCATTTTGGATTCTGTCCAACCAATGCAGGGGCCTAAGTTATTTTCTACTCCATATCTGGCCTATAGGACAGCACTGACATAGCTTCCCCACAGGCTTCCTCGACTCTGCGCACCTGATCTCTGCTCAGTCTCTCCCGCCAAGCGTTCACCGCTTCTCGGGCATCCCTTGCTGACACAAGGAAAGGCCTGTCAGAGGAGTAACTCGACCCCCTGGTCATGTTCACGACAAAGTCATCCAGTTCAGCCATGGACGGCAGACCAACAAAGCGGAGAAGATGACCCAGCTCTTCCTGTGGTCTTAGGACTAGGTCTTCGTAGCGCAGTCTAAGATAACGCTTGCGGAGCCACACAGGACCAGAACCACGAAGGAGCAACAGGTCTCTCAGCCAGGCCTGGCAGATCACTTCCAGAGCCCCACCTAACAGGTAATCTGCTCCCCCTCGGTGcagctgttgttgctgctgggCCTTGATTGCTGGGTCTCCTACTCGTAAGCGACTTCGCAAAACTTGCAAGCTCTCCCGCAGCAGTGATCTCTTGGAACGAAGCCGTGAGTTGTGCACAGCCCGTGGATCACGAAATAGCTGTATGATTTTCAAATTAAGTTCTGGGTCTTTCAGGAGTGGCCGCAACACAGACACTTCCATCAACCGTACATCCTTAATCACTACAACCGGGTATCGTCGACATTCCCTCTCCAAATCCTTAAGGCT
This sequence is a window from Spea bombifrons isolate aSpeBom1 chromosome 2, aSpeBom1.2.pri, whole genome shotgun sequence. Protein-coding genes within it:
- the CHST7 gene encoding carbohydrate sulfotransferase 7, yielding MKRRRVRKRSLLLVLVYVTLLLLLLSMLMHNDWWTVNSKHSGHESKVSRERSLPRLFPKLDSSIWETEPEEEGSPAPGSPPPRTHVYVHATWRSGSSFLGELFNQHPNVFYLYEPAWHMWQSLYPGDAESLQGALRDLLSSLFRCDFSVLKLYSGENLTTSGLFGGRSNKVICSAPFCNHEREYSAFSSTAGGARDKVGLVEPGDCEKKCPARSLKDLERECRRYPVVVIKDVRLMEVSVLRPLLKDPELNLKIIQLFRDPRAVHNSRLRSKRSLLRESLQVLRSRLRVGDPAIKAQQQQQLHRGGADYLLGGALEVICQAWLRDLLLLRGSGPVWLRKRYLRLRYEDLVLRPQEELGHLLRFVGLPSMAELDDFVVNMTRGSSYSSDRPFLVSARDAREAVNAWRERLSRDQVRRVEEACGEAMSVLSYRPDME